aatatagaATTAACTctatgaataaatatatatgattaataacattttcttatatatgattttcATACAGGAAacttaataaaaatattgttgAAACTTTTAAAGATTTATAAGAATTTACAACTACAATAtggataataaaatattatttgcatataatttattattattattttatttttttttttttttttttttttttttcttttttattaataattttttaaataattttaaaaatgtcatttaatataatatatatgtataaagtgcatgttatttatatatattttaaaaaaaggtGTTTGTGATGGTATCATAAGTTGTActcattttaaaaaaatgtaatataaatttttcttttctttttttctctaTAGATAAATGAATTAAAGGAAGACGAAGAtctaataaaatatgaactACAAAATGGGTTAAGcaacataatatataagaaaaggaaaagcGTCAATAAGAAAAAGTATATTTTGAATAACGAAAATCATGTAATTCTACcaacatataaaatatctgatgaatataaatgttatattaatCCAATAgattataattatgaagaACTACATGTTTATATGGAAGTAAATACAGGAAGTGTCAACGAAAAGAAAAATCAACAAGGAATTAGTCACTTGTGTGAGCATGTGTCTTATATGGGTTCtaagtaataaaaaaaaggaaatatatatatatatatatatatatatatatatatatatggaatatgtatatatatggcTTTATGTTGTTTTCATTTGGTAAATGCTAAGAAAATATCTTATCAtctgtatatatatatgtatatatttatttatttatttattcatttatttatttacattttagAAATCGGAAAAATATAGtggataaaaatattagaaCGAACGCATACACCGATTTTCATCACATAGTGTTTTACATAAGCGTAAGTCTTAATAACGAAatttataaagaaaatttcTATAGCGATTTTAAGTGCGACCAATTTATAAAAAGCATAAGAGAAGAAGATATAGAAGATTATGACATATACACTGTAGATGAATTTAACTACAAGCATGCAATTTTATCACAATGTATCGATACCATGGTAGAAGTACTAAAGGGCGAAACACAATTTAATAAGGAGAGGATAACCAAAGAGAAGAAGGCCATTTTTTCAGAGTACagtattataaataatatagaatataaaatgaattcagatataataaaagtattaCACAAAGAGAATAggtataataataaaataaatagatatacatatatatatatatatttatttatttataataatttattcatatctTGTTTGaattgttttattttatcattttttagGTTAAGCCATAGATTGCCTATAGGTAAACTAGAATTACTAAAGCGATACGGAGAAAAAGATGTAAAggaatattttaatttatttttccgACCTGAGAACatcaatttttttgtatatgGTGATGTAAATGTTGATATAGCACAAAAGCTAATATCCAGCAAATTAGAGAATATTAAAGGTAAAGATCTTAAAGAGgaagataaaatatatttgaatatattaaatgatagATGTACCTTACGTTctagaaataaaaatttacCTGCAGTTTTTCATATGTTTGGTAATAATTCTAATATAAAGGTTAAGGAAGGAGAAgaagtaaaaaaaaatatacaactcgagaaaaatgaaaaaaatatcgAAACGAAGGATGAAAAATTTcatgttaataataatgaaaatattacatttaaAGACACAGACGAAAATTTTCAAGAAGAAGAAGTCTATAACAATAAAGAGGAAAATGTTTGTAACACATATGATGACGATAACATTATTGATcttgaaaaatataaagaatttaaaaggaatgaaaatgatattGTGTGTGAATTAAAATTTagaaattatttaaaaaataaatatggtGTAACTATGGAAGAAGAGAAAttattaaacaaaaatgaaatgaaaaatataaatacaagttttgaaattataaaatattcattaaataatgtgaatataaatattttattaaaagagGAAATAAAAAGTGTACGAACATTAGAAGATTTGAAAATATCTGTTATAAAAGAagtaatattttattgtttatCCTTTAGATTTAATATACATagaaataatttatttaatagtatagatattaatgaatataCGAATATTAATGAAGGAGCTACTATACGGACTATAGAAATTAAGACAACCATAAAAGCGTTTGAAAAAACAATAgaatgtttttataattttattaaaagtttattaaaatatggTTTTAGTGAAGATGAATTGTtgaattataaaatgaatgaaATAGCTTACGAAGATGATTTGAAAGATgttgaagaaaaaaagagtGGACAAATAATAGATCATCAAAATATATCACATGATATTTCAGAAGCATATACTAATAGTAATAAGCATTCCtctaaaaatatgaaattaaTACATCCACATGATGATgattatgatgataatcataatgatgcagaaaaagatatgaacaataaaatgaatgaacaagatgaagaatatattttagaTTCAACTAAAATTAATGAAACATATACTGACgaaatacaaaaaattattgattataatacatgtcaacatatatatcttaATGAGAAAAGAGAAAAGAAAATCAAAAGAGAAATATTTGAGAAACTAAAATtagaagaaataaataattttgctaaacaatattttcaatatttgtttaatatttttaatcCATATTCTAATATGAAACCTCACTGCGTAGTTATACATGTTCCATcgaaaaatgaaaatttatttcataaaaataaaattagaaaattattttttaacaatatatattccatGAATGATGTACAAAATTattctataaatatacaaaataaacTTCTGTCACCTCATTAtgtatatgaaaatataacaaaGAAATTATCTCAAGCAAGATATATAATTCCTcaaaaaagagaaaataAGTATTCAGAGGATatctttaattttattgttaataaaatggaagattataaaaatgaaaatatatttgatgttaataatatgtgTTTATCTTTACCATTTTATAGTTTATCTACCAACCCAGATTTGAACATGTTCAAAAAATGTTACTGTATAAAGGAAAACAAGGATGATCACATAAATAAGGTAAATGATCATATGAATGAAACGAAAATATTACCCCAAATAACTGAATCTTCTGTTCAACCGAGATTACCCACTAGTTCTAACAAAAGTAACAATCTTTGTGTTGATATAAAAGAGAGACCAAAAACAAtggaaataaataataaatataataatatatatgatgatattGTTTATGATAATACAAGAAACAACATATCTGAGAAAGGGGTTACATTTTTAAACTTAAAGAATTATGTTTtatctttaaaaaatcaGAAGGAAATAGAAAACTATGAATTGTTAAACGGTATCAAAgtaaatttatataaaactaaagtagataagaaaaatatttatatgcGTTTAATTATTCCACATAATgagataataaaaaagaaaaaagaaaatgttcatcttttattattttctatcATATGTTTATTTGAAGGAGGAGAAATAGAAAATGTTACTCGAGAACATGTAGAAATCCATTGTAGTAATAAGagtattaatatatatattgatattaatgatgaatatttctttattgatatatatacacataataaatatgaaaatattagTTCAGCCTTCtctatattaaataatataattttggAAACAAAAATAGAGAACACTGCTTTACCGAGGGTAGTTGATAAGTTAAAAAAGGATTTCTTcgaatataaaaatagtCTACaggtaataaaaaaaaaaaataataataaaataaaaaaaattaaattctttattatattataaagcTATTTGCTAAAACGcaaattaatttataatcataacgtttaatatatatatatatatatatatatggatgtatttttttttttttttttttttttttttttagtcCCTTTTACTTGGTCAAACAATTTCGCACGTAACGGGGGGGAAAATAGGATACCAGAATTTTGAAGTTTCCGATACTGAAAATATTACCATGGATGATGTTCAAAGAATGTtgaaacatatatttagtGATTTGTCCTTATTTGAATTAACTGTTGTAGGTGATTTTTCTGATTTTATACATTActatatattacattatcTTGGTACATTACAAGGGAAGATAATCGAAAAAGAAGgagaaaagaaaagatcAGATGTATGtttaaaaaacaataaggataatataataatagaaaagCATCCTACAAATAACTTATCAAATGAGTCATATCCcattaatgaaaaaaaaaaaaatgaagataatacGTGTAAGTCTAATTctgaattattattaaatgattattattCCATGTTATGTCCTTTTTCAGAGTTTGAGGAAAAGTCAAAAAATACAActtatgtttatataaaagaaaaagagGAACATGGTATATTTCTATTAGTAGGAAAAGGAGCAAACATGTACGGATTTTTATCTAATGGGATAcatatatcattttatttaatggaatatttaaaaagaataattaatggggtagaaaaaaataaaaattgtgaaaatatttatgaggatgaaattatttataaagatgaatatatttgtaGTGAATTAgacaaaataaaaagtcACGTTTTAGAAgattttcattttaaagagaaacataatataaatgaatatcttaaaaagaaaaaaaaattatatactagtccattattttttaatgcagtttcatatattattcaatatatattaaatagtaaattatttcattatttaagagagaaaaaagaattaacATATGATTCATCATTTGAATTTATAAgttatgaaaaatattttgcTGGCTTTTTTACTATACTAGTACAAACTAATCCTAGAGATTTggaattaataaaaaaagaagtaTTATCATGTATAGAATTATTTACTACAAATTACAATAACTTCTCAGATTATTTAATTGAAAATTcaaaattatcatatttaaataaaaaaaataaagacttaaaatattttgtagATAAAATATCTGGTATGCAATTAACTCATTTCccattaaaatataaaaataaacatattttgaaagataatatactattgaataaaattcaaaaaattgATGTTCTTCTTgtattgtttatattatttaatcaaacaaaaaattatcatatatcTTATGGAATATCAGCTCCACACGATATATGGAAAGAAAcctataaaaatataaacaagTTATACTAAAAGGGcagaaataaaaataaaaataaaaataataaaacaaaaaaaaaaataaaataaaataaaataaacatgtatataagtatattttatatttccatttaatttattttatattttttttctttttactttaaattttttattgttgtcttatttgtttattttttataatatatgcacaatattaattatatattctattttattctattatattatattatattatattatattatatttaattttttttttttttttttttttttcacgGTTCCTTTGTGTGTTTNNNNNNNNNNNNNNNNNNNNNNNNNNNNNNNNNNNNNNNNNNNNNNNNNNNNNNNNNNNNNNNNNNNNNNNNNNNNNNNNNNNNNNNNNNNNNNNNNNNNNNNNNNNNNNNNNNNNNNNNNNNNNNNNNNNNNNNNNNNNNNNNNNNNNNNNNNNNNNNNNNNNNNNNNNNNNNNNNNNNNNNNNNNNNNNNNNNNNNNNNNNNNNNNNNNNNNNNNNNNNNNNNNNNNNNNNNNNNNNNNNNNNNNNNNNNNNNNNNNNNNNNNNNNNNNNNNNNNNNNNNNNNNNNNNNNNNNNNNNNNNNNNNNNNNNNNNNNNNNNNNNNNNNNNNNNNNNNNNNNNNNNNNNNNNNNNNNNNNNNNNNNNNNNNNNNNNtgttttgtttttctttttggtttcttttttcttttttttttttttaacatatattttcttcttaaaaacacaaaattatatattcaattttcattctttatttatagaaTAACATAATGTTAGAATATCTTTAAAATTGGTAGTActaaataaaatattataatctACATTTTCGTTAACACATTTAATTGAAGAAGATTTATCgatatttattatttcttctacaacatttttatatgatttttcTATGCTTTCACCATAATACCACTTTAGAGGAGAATAATATCTGGGTGATTCTAAATTCTTGATGATCCAATTGAACAgctaaaaataaacaagacaaaaaaaaataaaatataatgaatatgtACCTATATAGACATATAAgctataaatatataaataaaaataaataaataaataaataaatatatatatatatatatatatatatatatatatatcatgtTCACCTTTTGTGCGACGTCGAGGAAGAacatattttcatttgttATTCTCTTCTTcaacatattattattcttgATGTTATTTACAAAAACCTTTAGATTGTTGTCATACATTCCCaagttatatatttggAAAATGTAAATAGATATTTCTCGTAATGTCTGTCcaaatattattagaaccttttgataaatattattttcggtcatgtttttattttgtacatttaattcatgaatataaaatatatatggatataatatagaattaataaatagATCTAGACATAATGTTAAAGTATGTATACTGAATTTTTTCTCataaataatttgtttattaaTACCATCAATTTCATCATGTATTGTATAAAATAGAAAACGTATACTATCATTTAAATCTTTAtgtgatatatttattatatcatttataaccttttctaaataaatataaacataatcttttattatttttaatgtagccaattcatttttttctttatcacTTATCAATTTATCAATACaaatatcattatcattattaaatatattattgtaatcaatagatttatatatatcatacTTTTTAACAGcatttatatctttaacTTGTTCTTCATCCATTATTGTGTTGTCATAATgtacattatattttgtatcCTCTATTACacttttcttttccttaTTTTCTGATTCTGTAAAACTAACTTTTTTAGAATTAAGAGTTTGTTGCAttattaattcattttgatttattttttcttctatatTAATTTCCATTTTTTGGTCGTCATGTATAGTTTCTTCATTTCGAGCATCCATAACATGTTCTTCATTCCTTACATCCTTGTCTATAAATCTttgattataattatttttttggtGTAAATACGTCTTGTATAAAACGAGATCATTTTGCTTAATATTTTCGACATTTATAAGAAACTGTTTTTCGTTTTGTTGAATTTCTGAATAACACGCTGTTATATGTGTATCTATAATGAAGGctaattttaaattatgtatacataACAATGTGGTAATATTAtctaataaatatgtaatttTCATCTTAGTATGACattcaatatttttatttaacaAAGTATATACCTCATgtttaattatatgttttacGAAATCTTCTAAACTCTTATAATaattagatatatttaGAAAGGATGAAATTATCTGGAAcgaatattttttattttgtgcTTTCAGGATATGAATAACgttgatatatttatagttCATTAGGTTTTTCCATAATTctttgtatatatatgtgttttTTAGTGTTTTCATATTTGTATCTTGTTGTGTCCAGTACATTGAATAATCAAAACTATTAcaactattattattattattattattattattattattattattattaaatatgttgtataatatatttgcagtactattattataatcctgtgatatatttattatagaTGTATAATCATTTGTCATTCTTTGTTCCTCGGatattatgttattattatccttATTTAATTCTCCAATGAAATAATTATCTTCATAAAATGTATTGTTCATAAAATGAGTTgtattgtttttattatagtTCATATTTGCTTCAATgtgataattatttttattatcttgTAAGTTATCATTTTGAAGAAGTTTTGTTTTATCGACCAATTTTGAGTATActatattttcatcatgGTTATTATTATCGAAAAGAATACGATTAGTTTTCATTTTgcatattttatttaacaCCTGATTATCATTTACATTTGTTTGAtcatataatgaaaatgcATTTCTATTACTATTATCGAACATGTTGtttatgttataaataCTGTCTAATTTTTTGGTGTGTGTGTAATTATTTTGATGTATTAAATGGGAAccatttattttattttttgttatgTTATTCAGAGATCTGTATTTTTTATCGTTTTGGTCTTTATCtgaattattaatatttaatatattattaaaatgatcttgaaaaatatacaaatcTGAATGAACCGAAATATTATCCATTAACCATTGTGGTATATATTTGAGTAGATGATGATGgtgtttattatttttattatttattaagtAATTCATAAGTAGTTGatgttttttttgatatataataaaattacttatatttaatgataattttgtatgaaaaaaaaaagctTCCATCCATTCTATAATCAATAATTCTGATAATACTGCTCTTTTTAATGacattaaaaaattgattttttttttttttaaaaatttgatttcattgataatatattgatataaCATATCTATTCTTTTTTGTAAAGAAGAATAATTTGAATAAATTTCTGATAAGActttatgttttttttttaataattctaAAATACGTGTTTTTCTATTTTGTAAAGATATATCACTTAATGATTTTCTTTGATTCGATAATATAAAGGCATCtttaatattcataattggatgattattattatcgtCATCTTGATCAAAACATTTTGAATGTGTACCTATCAAAATACAACTAGGACATAAAGTACAAAAACATTTCATACATACACTTTCTattaattcatttatatgataagGACATTTACCAAATTGATAAGGTGATTCGGATATATGTATTCGTTTATggttttttaaaattttatttttctcatGATGTTTTATATCACATATATCACATAAATGAACTTTATCATTATAACAATAGGTAATTGCTTTGGTACTATAACAATATTCACATACAGGAATGCTTATATCAACTCTTAAGCATTTAAATTCAAATTCAATTAAATATAAGGGTAATATTTGTTCAGAATTTCGAACTTTATAAATATAgctataattattttttaacccattattattataataataataattattattataaatattattattattattattattattattattattattatctcCTTCCGTTTTGTTACAACCACTTTTATCtacatcatttttattttccttatAACATACCTTTTCTTGTTCATTCCCTTTGATTTCAActttttcataatataatttttcttcaaTTGCTATAGAATCATATCCATTAGGTATTTCTCCACTTGATAAAACATCatgtacattttttttatttaataataatgttttGTTAGGTATGATTTtgaatacatatatttgaaaTGTTTCGttacaatttttttgaaaCCCCATTGGATACTTTTGATTTCCTATTACATATGtaaaatttttcatatcattataattatttataaaataatttatcataCTATTATCAGTTTGCTTTATCTCATTTATATCTAATAAacttaataatatattactttttaaGCTATATGCTATTTCTTCAAACTTTTTTTCATAGTCATGTGTTACcaatctatatatatttaatacatttatattactgttaaaataatgtaattttaatatatattcataatgTGTTATCAAATTGTAATCTTTTATTTTGCTTATTTCAAATAAGTGATCTTTGcttatttctttttccttCTCATTTAATACACGATCTTTTAATACAATCTTTTGGTATGCATTTTGGAATGTCTCTCCCTCCACCCCATAATTTTTATCCATCATATAAAAgggaaaaataaaaataaaaattaaaacaaaaataaaatataatataatataataataatataataataatataataataataataataattattgttattattattctgatattgtattatttctcttgtgatatatttatatatatatatatatatatcacatTGTTGTACGACACATGTACATTTTTTCAAAGACAATTTTTGCACTGGTcaagaaaaagaagaaaagattaataaataaaatcataaaacagatatattataaaaaagaaagatatatatatatatatatatatatatttatttatttataaattccttttgtttttctgtctttttattaatatttattgaaaacataatatttttgtattttcctttttttttgtaatgtatgtaaaaagaaaaaaaaaatatatatatatatatatatatttttctttttaatacaCACAAAAGTGATACAAACATATTATGCATgattattcaaaaaaaaatatattttttttaatataacataatatatatcttttcataataaaaaaaaaaaaaataattacatacacattatatatatataaagatattttTAGTACAACagaacaaaatataataccAAACAAGACTACACcaaaaattttttttttttttccccatattttaaataataacaattttggaataatataaatttaaaaataaaaataaatataaatattcatatatgtatatatatatatatatatatatatatatatattgaaaacAACTGCCACCcaatttaatatatttaattatttttataaatattattataccTTTAGAAGGctaaaatattaaaattgtatatataaatacatatatggATAACTgtttcttttcttttttcgATATTGAAATGTGAGGAaggatatttttttttttgttttgattcgaaatatataataataaaagacgaaaaattatatattataattgttAAGATATTTACAATTTGGTAAAGTTcaattttctttttttttttttttttttaattgaTAAGGATAAAAGTTAAATGGTTAATAACAAAAGGgtatgtataatattatacatttttaagaaaaaaaaaaataaaaaagaaataattttcTCTAATGCTTCATTATGTTGTTCAATAAACAGAGGAATACCTGAAatttaatatgaaaattttattttattattatatttttttaactgtatattcatttattttctgGGTGAGAATACAAATGTCGATATATAGTTAattaatttgtttatatgtataaatatacataaagATTTATTTACTTTGTGTGTAATTTAATAAGAAATGgacattatattttatttaatattatttttttttattttttattttttttttttactattaaataataaataaataaaagtatttatttatgtttttaaaaaattatatagtTTATCaaagtataaaaaatatgaatatgattataaaattgtactacatacaaaatatatatcagcatattttaaaaaaatacattttattttgataaaaaaatattttttctttttaaatataaataaaaaaaaacttggaaacatattatatatattaatataggtattaataaatttatacatatattatattaatatatatagatgaTGTCATTTTCCAAACatcaatattataattccattgtatattattatttattatgacattatttattttatgtttaatataaatatatataaagggaaatttttttttttttttataatttttccttctctttataaaaaaatataataaaataaaataatattaataattttttatttaaaaaaagtgtatccatatattatataaatctatgcaatatatatatatatatatatatatttatttatttatttatttatatttaatattaaaaataatatgatggaataaaatattaaaaaaagaaaaaatttatggataaaaaattccaaaattatttatatatataattatatatttatgtgatgatattttaaattattacataattAATGTGGactaataaatatatatatatattttttatatgatattatattttaattttatttgaaCCTAATATGtttacaattttttaaatatatatataatatatgtgtataaaattctatatttcatttcattttatttattatatttttcatttcattttatttatttatacatatttattttttgtgttATCCTCATGTGGATACcactttatatataaaaaaaaaaaaaaaaaaaaaaaaagaagaaaaatgaaagaatCAAGTTCTAAAGAAGAAGGAGGGATATATAACCCTTTATGCAATATGAATGATAATGGAACTTGTAAAAAAAGGAAACTACATGAGGATGACATAAgtaatgatataaatgaagagaataataattttaatagaaagaaacaaagaaaggatataaaaaatataagacaaataatgaatatatttaatggTATATTTAATTGGATTGTTAGTAAAGGTATGAATAAGATTCCTTGTAGagaaatagaaaatattaatgatgtcgatttttttaattttaataatgtGTTATCAAAACATTATGGTTCTAGGATAATATTTGTTACTGATGATTCTATAAGTAAATctgaaaatatattagtAGAAGATGATAAA
This is a stretch of genomic DNA from Plasmodium reichenowi strain SY57 chromosome 14, whole genome shotgun sequence. It encodes these proteins:
- a CDS encoding stromal-processing peptidase, putative; its protein translation is MLKSDGVLLLYILIINLICCLNGNSKKRAYILNTPKSSNCKRSSFRRWNNPVNNNINELKEDEDLIKYELQNGLSNIIYKKRKSVNKKKYILNNENHVILPTYKISDEYKCYINPIDYNYEELHVYMEVNTGSVNEKKNQQGISHLCEHVSYMGSKNRKNIVDKNIRTNAYTDFHHIVFYISVSLNNEIYKENFYSDFKCDQFIKSIREEDIEDYDIYTVDEFNYKHAILSQCIDTMVEVLKGETQFNKERITKEKKAIFSEYSIINNIEYKMNSDIIKVLHKENRLSHRLPIGKLELLKRYGEKDVKEYFNLFFRPENINFFVYGDVNVDIAQKLISSKLENIKGKDLKEEDKIYLNILNDRCTLRSRNKNLPAVFHMFGNNSNIKVKEGEEVKKNIQLEKNEKNIETKDEKFHVNNNENITFKDTDENFQEEEVYNNKEENVCNTYDDDNIIDLEKYKEFKRNENDIVCELKFRNYLKNKYGVTMEEEKLLNKNEMKNINTSFEIIKYSLNNVNINILLKEEIKSVRTLEDLKISVIKEVIFYCLSFRFNIHRNNLFNSIDINEYTNINEGATIRTIEIKTTIKAFEKTIECFYNFIKSLLKYGFSEDELLNYKMNEIAYEDDLKDVEEKKSGQIIDHQNISHDISEAYTNSNKHSSKNMKLIHPHDDDYDDNHNDAEKDMNNKMNEQDEEYILDSTKINETYTDEIQKIIDYNTCQHIYLNEKREKKIKREIFEKLKLEEINNFAKQYFQYLFNIFNPYSNMKPHCVVIHVPSKNENLFHKNKIRKLFFNNIYSMNDVQNYSINIQNKLLSPHYVYENITKKLSQARYIIPQKRENKYSEDIFNFIVNKMEDYKNENIFDVNNMCLSLPFYSLSTNPDLNMFKKCYCIKENKDDHINKVNDHMNETKILPQITESSVQPRLPTSSNKSNNLCVDIKERPKTMEINNKYNNIYDDIVYDNTRNNISEKGVTFLNLKNYVLSLKNQKEIENYELLNGIKVNLYKTKVDKKNIYMRLIIPHNEIIKKKKENVHLLLFSIICLFEGGEIENVTREHVEIHCSNKSINIYIDINDEYFFIDIYTHNKYENISSAFSILNNIILETKIENTALPRVVDKLKKDFFEYKNSLQSLLLGQTISHVTGGKIGYQNFEVSDTENITMDDVQRMLKHIFSDLSLFELTVVGDFSDFIHYYILHYLGTLQGKIIEKEGEKKRSDVCLKNNKDNIIIEKHPTNNLSNESYPINEKKKNEDNTCKSNSELLLNDYYSMLCPFSEFEEKSKNTTYVYIKEKEEHGIFLLVGKGANMYGFLSNGIHISFYLMEYLKRIINGVEKNKNCENIYEDEIIYKDEYICSELDKIKSHVLEDFHFKEKHNINEYLKKKKKLYTSPLFFNAVSYIIQYILNSKLFHYLREKKELTYDSSFEFISYEKYFAGFFTILVQTNPRDLELIKKEVLSCIELFTTNYNNFSDYLIENSKLSYLNKKNKDLKYFVDKISGMQLTHFPLKYKNKHILKDNILLNKIQKIDVLLVLFILFNQTKNYHISYGISAPHDIWKETYKNINKLY
- a CDS encoding hypothetical protein (conserved Plasmodium protein, unknown function), which translates into the protein MMDKNYGVEGETFQNAYQKIVLKDRVLNEKEKEISKDHLFEISKIKDYNLITHYEYILKLHYFNSNINVLNIYRLVTHDYEKKFEEIAYSLKSNILLSLLDINEIKQTDNSMINYFINNYNDMKNFTYVIGNQKYPMGFQKNCNETFQIYVFKIIPNKTLLLNKKNVHDVLSSGEIPNGYDSIAIEEKLYYEKVEIKGNEQEKVCYKENKNDVDKSGCNKTEGDNNNNNNNNNNNNIYNNNYYYYNNNGLKNNYSYIYKVRNSEQILPLYLIEFEFKCLRVDISIPVCEYCYSTKAITYCYNDKVHLCDICDIKHHEKNKILKNHKRIHISESPYQFGKCPYHINELIESVCMKCFCTLCPSCILIGTHSKCFDQDDDNNNHPIMNIKDAFILSNQRKSLSDISLQNRKTRILELLKKKHKVLSEIYSNYSSLQKRIDMLYQYIINEIKFLKKKKINFLMSLKRAVLSELLIIEWMEAFFFHTKLSLNISNFIIYQKKHQLLMNYLINNKNNKHHHHLLKYIPQWLMDNISVHSDLYIFQDHFNNILNINNSDKDQNDKKYRSLNNITKNKINGSHLIHQNNYTHTKKLDSIYNINNMFDNSNRNAFSLYDQTNVNDNQVLNKICKMKTNRILFDNNNHDENIVYSKLVDKTKLLQNDNLQDNKNNYHIEANMNYNKNNTTHFMNNTFYEDNYFIGELNKDNNNIISEEQRMTNDYTSIINISQDYNNSTANILYNIFNNNNNNNNNNNNNNSCNSFDYSMYWTQQDTNMKTLKNTYIYKELWKNLMNYKYINVIHILKAQNKKYSFQIISSFLNISNYYKSLEDFVKHIIKHEVYTLLNKNIECHTKMKITYLLDNITTLLCIHNLKLAFIIDTHITACYSEIQQNEKQFLINVENIKQNDLVLYKTYLHQKNNYNQRFIDKDVRNEEHVMDARNEETIHDDQKMEINIEEKINQNELIMQQTLNSKKVSFTESENKEKKSVIEDTKYNVHYDNTIMDEEQVKDINAVKKYDIYKSIDYNNIFNNDNDICIDKLISDKEKNELATLKIIKDYVYIYLEKVINDIINISHKDLNDSIRFLFYTIHDEIDGINKQIIYEKKFSIHTLTLCLDLFINSILYPYIFYIHELNVQNKNMTENNIYQKVLIIFGQTLREISIYIFQIYNLGMYDNNLKVFVNNIKNNNMLKKRITNENMFFLDVAQKLFNWIIKNLESPRYYSPLKWYYGESIEKSYKNVVEEIINIDKSSSIKCVNENVDYNILFSTTNFKDILTLCYSINKE